The Candidatus Wallbacteria bacterium genomic sequence GTCTTAAGAGAGATTTCATGATCCGTTTTCCGCTTCATTGTCTATCCTCATTCGATTTTTTTGATCAAAACCGGCAGTCTGAGCGTAAGAAAATCCAGTGGCTTTCCTTCGAATTTTCGAAGTCTGCCTGACAGCGATCTGATCTTATCAGCTACTGCCTGATCCAGTTCGGACCGGCTTGAATTTCTGATGAAATGCAGGTTACCGAGCGTTCCGTCTGAACGGACTTCGAATTCAACTTCCAGGCGCTGGTCGCTGCGTACTGAAAACTCATAGTTGAGTTCCTGCACTGTCCTGGCTATCTCCCCCTGCACATAGGTGAGGTAACTTTCCTTGAAGCTCAAGTATTCAGCATTTGAATCGTGACGATCGGCCTGAGGGGTAGTTGAAAGAATAGCGATACCTGCCTGCGCCGGTTTATCAGCAGGAGGCGGGACTGAGCTGAAAATTGATGCAACAGGAGTGGCAGGCTCTGAGTGCTTCTCAGGTTTTCTGACCTGTGCATCAGATTTTTTCCTGACTGGCAGTTTTTCAGGTTCATGGATCACCGGTTTTGGTTCAGGTGGTTTCGGCTCGGGCTTAAGTTCGGGTTTCGGAAGTGGCGGGGGTGGAGGAGGTGCAATCACTGCCGGAAGTGGCGCGGGAACTGGAACTCTTGCCACCATCAGGGAGATTCTGGATTGCAGCGGAAGACTGGATGATCCTTCGCAGATTGGATACTGCAGGGCCAGGGCATGCAGGGATAAAGAGATAGCCATTGCCGCTTTAAAATTCATTGTATATCAGGTCACTCAAGGTTATAAACCAGATTTATCTTCGGGTTACGATAACTCAAAACATCAAAAACGCGGGCAAAATCGTTGAATCTGCATTTCCTGTCCACAGCCAGTGTCACAGTATCGTCCGGAAGCGGGATTGTCTTCAGATCTTCAAGTGATGCTGGTTGTTTGTCTACCAGGATCGATCCGTCAGCACCCAGTTCGACGAGCTTCTGGGGAGGAC encodes the following:
- a CDS encoding biopolymer transporter ExbD; translated protein: MKRLSYLDRHPLLTMYLTPLIDVLLVLIIFLVLSTSFAKFNYLDIVPPAAAEKRDQISGPPQKLVELGADGSILVDKQPASLEDLKTIPLPDDTVTLAVDRKCRFNDFARVFDVLSYRNPKINLVYNLE